From Agromyces sp. SYSU T00194, a single genomic window includes:
- a CDS encoding aldehyde dehydrogenase (NADP(+)), which produces METTPDQLRQVTDAAQAAFARTADAPAADRAAWLRAAADALDAHVEELVAIADEESHLGVPRLTGEVARTTGQLRMFAAVVEEGSYLEAIIDHANPDAVPPTPDLRRLLRPLGPVAVFSASNFPFAFSVAGGDTASALAVGCPVIVKGHSAHPRLSRRTAELVGSALRAAGAPDGVFALVEGRAAGVALVQEPAIRAVGFTGSLHGGRALFDLAAGRPDPIPFYGELSAINPVLVTQAALFARADELATGLAGSFTLGAGQFCTKPGVVFVPRGSDFAARVAAAVGEAAPVPMLTDSIAGAFASGLGDLAARDGVTVVAGSPEQATGTGSAVVLETTAAAVLADPEGLLAECFGPTTLVVGYDVVDEALAAIRAVGGSLTATVHAEPDEDVSAIVDVLADIAGRVLFAGWPTGVAVNWSQQHGGPWPSTTSIHTSVGATAVRRFLRPVAYQSAPDAALPPALRDANPLGIPRRVDGVLTLG; this is translated from the coding sequence ATGGAGACCACGCCCGACCAGCTGCGCCAGGTGACGGATGCCGCCCAGGCGGCCTTCGCCCGCACCGCCGACGCCCCCGCGGCCGACCGCGCCGCCTGGCTGCGCGCGGCCGCCGACGCGCTCGACGCGCACGTCGAGGAGCTCGTCGCGATCGCCGACGAGGAGTCGCACCTCGGGGTGCCCCGCCTGACCGGCGAGGTCGCCCGCACGACCGGCCAGCTGCGCATGTTCGCGGCCGTCGTGGAGGAGGGCTCGTACCTCGAGGCGATCATCGACCACGCGAACCCCGACGCGGTGCCGCCGACGCCCGACCTGCGCCGCCTGCTGCGCCCGCTCGGGCCCGTCGCGGTGTTCAGTGCGTCGAACTTCCCGTTCGCGTTCTCGGTCGCGGGCGGCGACACCGCCTCGGCGCTCGCGGTCGGCTGCCCCGTGATCGTGAAGGGGCACTCGGCGCACCCGCGGCTCTCGCGACGCACGGCCGAGCTCGTCGGCTCGGCGCTCCGCGCCGCGGGTGCGCCCGACGGCGTGTTCGCGCTCGTCGAGGGCCGCGCTGCGGGCGTCGCCCTCGTGCAGGAGCCGGCGATCCGCGCGGTGGGCTTCACCGGCTCGCTGCACGGCGGGCGCGCGCTGTTCGACCTCGCCGCCGGCCGCCCCGACCCGATCCCGTTCTACGGCGAGCTGAGCGCGATCAACCCGGTGCTCGTCACGCAGGCCGCGCTCTTCGCGCGCGCCGACGAGCTGGCCACCGGCCTCGCCGGCTCCTTCACGCTCGGCGCGGGCCAGTTCTGCACCAAGCCCGGCGTCGTGTTCGTGCCCCGCGGGTCGGACTTCGCCGCCCGCGTCGCGGCGGCCGTGGGCGAGGCGGCGCCGGTGCCGATGCTCACCGACTCGATCGCCGGCGCGTTCGCGTCGGGACTCGGCGACCTCGCCGCACGCGACGGGGTCACCGTGGTCGCGGGCTCGCCCGAGCAGGCGACGGGCACCGGCAGCGCGGTCGTGCTCGAGACCACCGCCGCGGCGGTCCTCGCCGACCCCGAGGGGCTCCTCGCCGAGTGCTTCGGCCCGACCACGCTGGTCGTCGGCTACGACGTCGTCGACGAGGCGCTCGCGGCCATCCGCGCCGTCGGGGGCAGCCTCACCGCGACCGTGCACGCGGAGCCCGACGAGGACGTCTCCGCGATCGTCGACGTGCTGGCCGACATCGCCGGCCGCGTGCTCTTCGCCGGCTGGCCCACGGGCGTCGCCGTCAACTGGTCGCAGCAGCACGGCGGGCCCTGGCCGTCGACGACGTCGATCCACACCTCGGTGGGCGCGACGGCGGTGCGCCGCTTCCTGCGGCCGGTCGCCTACCAGTCGGCGCCGGATGCCGCGCTGCCGCCCGCCCTGCGCGACGCCAACCCGCTCGGCATCCCGCGGCGCGTCGACGGGGTGCTGACGCTCGGGTGA
- a CDS encoding MFS transporter — protein MSAGNYLATATPLRLAVGGVGVGIPILAVEQVGDVALGGALVAVSLAPSILAAPLAGVALDRSAHPRRLIAAAGFGSAAAFAVAAFLGHVPLWLVFTALVVAGTVSPFTMGGLSSFVTDEIPHERRAFALDAMSYNIGAVIGPGTVAATAALGSARIAMLVVAASAAIGASAALTTHLRPRNASVGSPWRAMRDGLTWIARHRPLAVVTASGTLSQFGGGALAIAAVALTIERAGDPDGGAVIVSAFAVGALVGSLWISWRPDTRSPEFSMGAGFAATGALTIVALLDIGSWWTIGAIALSGVFTAASTAAMLRLRTLQSPRAVRAQVFTVGGGLRAAAAAAGAGVAGVAAVSVGAGWLLTGVGLCWIASGALLLAYPRGAATIED, from the coding sequence ATGAGCGCCGGCAACTACCTCGCGACGGCGACGCCGCTCCGCCTCGCGGTCGGCGGCGTGGGCGTCGGCATCCCGATCCTCGCGGTCGAGCAGGTCGGCGACGTCGCCCTCGGCGGCGCGCTCGTGGCCGTCTCGCTGGCACCGAGCATCCTCGCCGCTCCGCTCGCCGGCGTCGCGCTCGACCGCTCGGCGCACCCGCGCCGGCTCATCGCCGCCGCCGGGTTCGGCTCGGCCGCGGCGTTCGCAGTCGCGGCGTTCCTCGGCCACGTGCCGCTCTGGCTCGTGTTCACGGCGCTGGTGGTCGCGGGCACCGTCTCGCCGTTCACCATGGGCGGCCTGTCGAGCTTCGTGACCGACGAGATCCCGCACGAGCGGCGAGCGTTCGCCCTCGACGCCATGTCGTACAACATCGGCGCGGTCATCGGCCCGGGCACGGTCGCCGCGACTGCGGCGCTCGGCTCCGCCCGCATCGCGATGCTCGTGGTCGCGGCCTCCGCCGCCATCGGCGCGTCCGCCGCCCTGACGACGCACCTGCGCCCGCGCAACGCCTCGGTCGGCTCGCCGTGGCGCGCGATGCGCGACGGCCTCACCTGGATCGCGCGGCACCGCCCCCTCGCGGTCGTCACCGCATCGGGCACGCTCAGCCAGTTCGGCGGCGGCGCGCTCGCGATCGCCGCGGTCGCGCTCACGATCGAACGCGCCGGCGACCCCGACGGCGGCGCCGTCATCGTCTCCGCGTTCGCCGTCGGCGCCCTCGTCGGCTCGCTCTGGATCTCGTGGCGCCCCGACACCCGCTCCCCCGAGTTCTCGATGGGCGCGGGGTTCGCCGCCACCGGTGCGCTCACGATCGTCGCGCTGCTCGACATCGGCTCGTGGTGGACCATCGGCGCGATCGCCCTCTCGGGCGTCTTCACCGCCGCATCGACGGCCGCGATGCTGCGCCTGCGCACCCTGCAGAGCCCCCGCGCGGTGCGCGCACAGGTGTTCACGGTCGGCGGCGGCCTGCGCGCGGCGGCCGCCGCCGCCGGTGCGGGCGTCGCGGGCGTCGCCGCCGTCTCGGTCGGCGCCGGCTGGCTGCTCACCGGCGTCGGCCTGTGCTGGATCGCCTCCGGCGCGCTCCTGCTCGCCTACCCGCGCGGTGCCGCGACGATCGAGGACTGA
- a CDS encoding NAD-dependent epimerase/dehydratase family protein produces MRVVVTGSAGRLGRSVVHGLAEAGHEVIGADRVPTPGPAASQHVVDLADQAATDALFAAVRPDALVHLAGIAVPFSAPEREILVTNTTLGYGVLASAAAHGATRVLVASSPTIMGYGIPSWRARYAPLDEAHPVSPWNAYALSKLVIEQEVAMFGRAAGADGPVFGAFRPCYVISPEEWQGAPTQQGHTVAERLADPALAAVSLFNYVDARDAAGFVDTWLQAAPELPQGETFFVGAADAMATRPVAELWREYLPALGEAGDALTGDSPVFSVAKAASLLGWKPTRRWRDELAAPVPGTTEASATPTTTGAP; encoded by the coding sequence ATGCGTGTCGTCGTGACCGGATCCGCCGGACGCCTGGGTCGCAGCGTCGTGCACGGCCTCGCCGAAGCGGGCCACGAGGTGATCGGCGCCGACCGCGTGCCGACGCCCGGCCCCGCGGCGTCGCAGCACGTCGTCGACCTCGCCGACCAGGCCGCGACCGACGCGCTGTTCGCCGCGGTCCGCCCCGACGCACTCGTGCACCTCGCCGGCATCGCGGTGCCGTTCAGCGCACCCGAGCGCGAGATCCTCGTCACGAACACCACGCTCGGCTACGGCGTGCTCGCGTCGGCCGCGGCGCACGGCGCCACACGGGTGCTCGTCGCGTCGAGCCCGACGATCATGGGCTACGGCATTCCGTCGTGGCGCGCGCGGTACGCACCGCTCGACGAGGCACACCCGGTGTCGCCGTGGAACGCCTACGCGCTCTCGAAACTCGTCATCGAGCAGGAGGTCGCGATGTTCGGCCGCGCGGCCGGCGCCGACGGACCGGTCTTCGGCGCGTTCCGCCCCTGCTACGTCATCTCCCCCGAGGAGTGGCAGGGCGCGCCCACCCAGCAGGGCCATACGGTCGCCGAGCGCCTCGCCGACCCCGCCCTCGCCGCGGTCAGCCTCTTCAACTACGTCGACGCCCGCGACGCCGCCGGATTCGTCGACACCTGGCTGCAGGCGGCGCCCGAGCTCCCGCAGGGCGAGACGTTCTTCGTCGGCGCGGCCGACGCCATGGCCACGCGCCCCGTCGCCGAGCTCTGGCGGGAGTACCTGCCCGCCCTCGGCGAGGCCGGCGACGCGCTCACCGGCGACTCCCCCGTCTTCTCGGTCGCGAAGGCCGCGTCGCTGCTCGGCTGGAAGCCGACGCGCCGCTGGCGCGACGAGCTCGCGGCCCCCGTGCCCGGCACGACCGAGGCATCCGCCACCCCCACGACCACAGGAGCACCGTGA
- a CDS encoding LacI family DNA-binding transcriptional regulator, giving the protein MDQTSRSTPATLHDVAREAGVSLATASRSLNGSTRKVNEAYRQRVLDAAARLGYTPNLSAQAVARGTTTTVALLVADIADPYFSSIAAGVVGQADSERLIVTMAETDRDSARELELVRAMRGQRPRVMILAGSRRADDPAAAALLDELTAFESTGGRVVFISANDTPFRTVALENRQGARALATEMLGLGYRRFGALTGPAGLRTGEDRIAGFAEGLVAGGSDLPADRTARTEFTRDGGYAGMRELIARGLGDTQLVFALNDVMAMGAMSALRDAGLEPGLDVAVAGFDDIPTVRDVTPTLTTVRLPLEEVGERSLRLALAEQGAEPGTAVPTEVVVRESTPRLAAAT; this is encoded by the coding sequence GTGGACCAGACCAGCCGGAGCACGCCCGCCACCCTGCACGACGTGGCACGCGAGGCGGGCGTCTCGCTCGCCACCGCATCGCGGTCGCTCAACGGCAGCACGCGCAAGGTCAACGAGGCGTACCGCCAGCGCGTGCTCGACGCGGCCGCGCGGCTCGGCTACACCCCGAACCTCTCCGCCCAGGCGGTCGCGCGCGGCACGACCACCACCGTGGCGCTGCTCGTCGCAGACATCGCCGACCCCTACTTCTCCTCGATCGCGGCGGGCGTCGTCGGACAGGCCGACAGCGAGCGGCTGATCGTGACCATGGCCGAGACCGATCGCGACTCCGCCCGCGAGCTCGAGCTCGTCCGCGCGATGCGCGGCCAGCGCCCGCGCGTGATGATCCTCGCCGGATCCCGCCGCGCCGACGACCCCGCCGCCGCGGCGCTGCTCGACGAGCTCACCGCCTTCGAGTCGACCGGCGGGCGCGTGGTCTTCATCAGCGCGAACGACACCCCGTTCCGCACGGTCGCGCTGGAGAACCGCCAGGGCGCCCGCGCGCTCGCGACCGAGATGCTGGGCCTCGGCTACCGCCGCTTCGGGGCGCTCACGGGCCCGGCGGGCCTCCGCACCGGCGAGGACCGCATCGCGGGGTTCGCCGAGGGGCTCGTCGCCGGCGGATCCGACCTGCCCGCCGACCGCACCGCGCGCACGGAGTTCACGCGGGACGGCGGCTACGCCGGCATGCGCGAGCTCATCGCGCGCGGGCTCGGCGACACACAGCTCGTGTTCGCCCTGAACGACGTGATGGCGATGGGCGCGATGTCGGCGCTGCGCGACGCCGGCCTCGAGCCGGGGCTCGACGTCGCGGTCGCAGGCTTCGACGACATCCCCACGGTGCGCGACGTCACCCCGACCCTGACGACCGTGCGCCTGCCGCTCGAGGAGGTCGGCGAGCGCTCGCTGCGCCTCGCGCTCGCGGAGCAGGGCGCCGAGCCCGGCACCGCGGTGCCCACCGAGGTCGTCGTGCGCGAGAGCACGCCCCGCCTCGCCGCCGCGACCTGA
- a CDS encoding 5-dehydro-4-deoxyglucarate dehydratase: MTSPLAFDGVLFFPVTPFGADGTPDLDVLADHVGSRLEHGPGGVFPACGTGEFHALSTGEVDAVVRRTVEVVDGRVPVIAGAGGALGQAIEQARNAADAGADGILLLPPYLVGGTTDGLVAWVEQVAAASPLPVIVYHRATARFTPDAMRRLAANPKIAGFKDGTGDIGLTQEIVLAAGESGRELHFFNGLLTAELSQGAFRGIGVPLYSSAAFAMIPELAALHYRAYTDGDEATRLHLLREFYVPLVNLRDETPGFGVSLIKAGLRLQGLAVGSVRPPLVDPTPEQEARLSAILDRGRALVAELASA; this comes from the coding sequence GTGACCTCGCCCCTCGCCTTCGACGGCGTCCTCTTCTTCCCCGTCACCCCGTTCGGCGCCGACGGCACCCCCGACCTCGACGTGCTCGCCGACCATGTCGGCTCGCGGCTCGAGCACGGCCCGGGCGGCGTGTTCCCCGCGTGCGGCACGGGCGAGTTCCATGCCCTCTCGACCGGCGAGGTCGACGCGGTCGTACGCCGCACCGTGGAGGTCGTCGACGGTCGCGTGCCCGTGATCGCCGGGGCGGGCGGCGCGCTCGGCCAGGCGATCGAGCAGGCGCGCAATGCGGCGGATGCGGGGGCCGACGGCATCCTGCTGCTGCCGCCCTACCTGGTCGGCGGCACGACCGACGGACTCGTCGCGTGGGTCGAGCAGGTCGCCGCCGCGAGCCCGCTGCCGGTCATCGTCTACCACCGCGCCACTGCGCGCTTCACACCCGATGCGATGCGCCGACTCGCGGCCAACCCGAAGATCGCGGGCTTCAAGGACGGCACGGGCGACATCGGCCTCACCCAGGAGATCGTGCTCGCCGCGGGCGAGTCGGGCCGCGAGCTGCACTTCTTCAACGGGCTGCTCACGGCCGAGCTCAGCCAGGGGGCGTTCCGCGGCATCGGCGTGCCCCTGTACTCGTCGGCCGCGTTCGCGATGATCCCCGAGCTCGCCGCCCTGCACTACCGCGCGTACACCGACGGCGACGAGGCGACCCGCCTCCACCTGCTGCGGGAGTTCTACGTGCCGCTCGTGAACCTGCGCGACGAGACCCCCGGCTTCGGCGTCTCGCTCATCAAGGCCGGCCTGCGGTTGCAGGGGCTCGCGGTCGGCTCGGTGCGCCCGCCGCTCGTCGACCCGACGCCCGAGCAGGAGGCGCGCCTCTCCGCCATCCTCGACCGCGGCCGCGCACTCGTCGCGGAGCTCGCCTCGGCATGA
- a CDS encoding mandelate racemase/muconate lactonizing enzyme family protein has protein sequence MSVTIASLATRLIRVPLTRPWGPDVTELGVIETVVTDSDGATGYGFSWTPTIGAASVQALLDQEITAFAVGRPTDAAELWPALWRHLHEAGGGGITTIAMAGLDLALWDLAGRRAGTSVVDLVGRTQETAEVYGSGVNLHYPLAELVAQAERWVAAGYDAVKVKVGSPDLARDVERLAALREVLGPDRRLMIDANQRWNLDRATAALEAFTPFAPAWIEEPLRADDLPAHAELRRRTDVPIALGENVHTRYRFAEFLDAGLVDVAQPNIVRVGGITPFREIVALADGYGVQVAPHLLFELSGQLALTLPRPTLVEDVEDATFSALGALSGPAPVSVDGARLSFDPVPGLGLRFA, from the coding sequence ATGAGCGTCACGATCGCGTCGCTCGCCACCCGGCTCATCCGGGTGCCGCTGACGCGCCCGTGGGGGCCCGACGTCACCGAGCTCGGCGTCATCGAGACGGTCGTCACCGACTCCGACGGCGCCACCGGCTACGGCTTCTCGTGGACGCCGACGATCGGCGCGGCATCCGTGCAGGCGCTGCTCGACCAGGAGATCACGGCGTTCGCGGTCGGCAGGCCGACGGATGCTGCGGAGCTGTGGCCCGCGCTCTGGCGCCACCTGCACGAGGCCGGCGGCGGGGGCATCACGACGATCGCCATGGCGGGCCTCGACCTCGCCCTCTGGGACCTCGCGGGGCGGCGCGCCGGCACGAGCGTGGTCGACCTCGTCGGCCGCACGCAGGAGACCGCCGAGGTCTACGGCAGCGGCGTGAACCTGCACTACCCGCTCGCCGAGCTCGTCGCCCAGGCCGAGCGCTGGGTCGCGGCCGGCTACGACGCCGTCAAGGTGAAGGTCGGCAGCCCCGACCTCGCGCGCGACGTCGAGCGCCTCGCCGCGTTGCGCGAGGTGCTCGGGCCCGACCGCCGCCTCATGATCGACGCCAACCAGCGCTGGAACCTCGACCGGGCGACCGCAGCCCTCGAGGCGTTCACTCCCTTCGCCCCGGCGTGGATCGAGGAGCCGCTGCGCGCCGACGACCTGCCCGCCCACGCGGAGCTGCGCCGCCGCACCGACGTGCCGATCGCGCTCGGCGAGAACGTGCACACCCGCTACCGCTTCGCCGAGTTCCTCGACGCAGGGCTGGTCGACGTCGCCCAGCCGAACATCGTGCGCGTCGGCGGCATCACGCCGTTCCGCGAGATCGTCGCACTCGCCGACGGCTACGGCGTGCAGGTGGCGCCGCACCTGCTGTTCGAGCTCTCCGGTCAGCTCGCACTGACCCTCCCCCGACCGACGCTCGTCGAGGACGTGGAGGACGCCACGTTCTCCGCCCTCGGCGCGCTCTCAGGCCCCGCGCCCGTCAGCGTCGACGGCGCGCGGCTCTCGTTCGACCCCGTGCCCGGGCTCGGGCTGCGCTTCGCGTAG
- a CDS encoding Gfo/Idh/MocA family protein yields MAPPERYGLIGTGSRAGMYVNALTGTQFGVEPLDEVATLVAWCDVNPGRLDVYEREVVASGHPVPTRYAVEDVESMVQGERLDRVVITTPDFTHAEFVTRVLRAGADVVVEKPLTIDAEGVRAIGAAIEETGREVITTFNYRYSPRNSSLRRLIAEGAIGEVTSVHFEWALDTVHGADYFRRWHRYKQNSGGLLIHKASHHFDLVNWWIGAAPVRVFASGGLRFYGADNAQARGLGARPERGTGTTGDPFALDLSLDARMKELYLDNEGHDGYLRDRDVFDAGITIEDNLSVLVDYDSGATMSYSLNAHSPWEGYRVTVNGTEGRAELEVVERGAVLVGEDGRVVVDPSMHPGYSPEDEVRPDSERLVLQRHWEGAQVVPIPEGVGGHGGGDAFLLEHLFHRVQADAPLGRIARYADGVRAVSVGIAGNRSLETGLPVRIAELELGVPA; encoded by the coding sequence ATGGCACCCCCCGAACGCTACGGACTCATCGGCACCGGATCGCGCGCCGGCATGTACGTCAACGCGCTGACCGGCACGCAGTTCGGCGTCGAGCCCCTCGACGAGGTCGCGACGCTCGTCGCCTGGTGCGACGTGAACCCCGGGAGGCTCGACGTGTACGAGCGCGAGGTCGTGGCATCCGGCCACCCGGTGCCGACGCGCTACGCCGTGGAGGACGTCGAGTCGATGGTGCAGGGCGAGCGGCTCGACCGCGTCGTGATCACGACGCCCGACTTCACCCACGCCGAGTTCGTGACCCGGGTGCTGCGCGCGGGCGCCGACGTGGTGGTCGAGAAGCCGCTCACGATCGACGCCGAGGGCGTGCGCGCGATCGGCGCGGCGATCGAGGAGACCGGGCGCGAGGTCATCACGACGTTCAACTACCGCTACAGCCCGCGCAACTCGTCGCTGCGCCGCCTCATCGCCGAGGGCGCGATCGGCGAGGTCACGAGCGTGCACTTCGAGTGGGCGCTCGACACCGTGCACGGCGCCGACTACTTCCGCCGCTGGCACCGGTACAAGCAGAACTCCGGCGGCCTGCTCATCCACAAGGCCTCGCACCACTTCGACCTCGTCAACTGGTGGATCGGCGCGGCTCCGGTGCGGGTGTTCGCGAGCGGCGGCCTGCGCTTCTACGGCGCCGACAACGCGCAGGCGCGCGGCCTCGGCGCGCGCCCCGAGCGCGGCACGGGCACGACCGGCGACCCGTTCGCGCTCGACCTCTCGCTCGATGCCCGCATGAAGGAGCTCTACCTCGACAACGAGGGCCACGACGGCTACCTGCGCGACCGTGACGTGTTCGACGCCGGCATCACGATCGAGGACAACCTCTCGGTGCTGGTCGACTACGACTCGGGCGCGACCATGAGCTATTCGCTGAACGCCCACAGCCCGTGGGAGGGCTACCGCGTGACCGTGAACGGCACCGAGGGCCGCGCCGAGCTCGAGGTCGTCGAGCGCGGCGCCGTGCTCGTCGGCGAGGACGGCCGGGTCGTGGTCGACCCGAGCATGCACCCCGGCTACTCGCCCGAGGACGAGGTGCGTCCCGACTCCGAGCGCCTCGTGCTGCAGCGGCACTGGGAGGGCGCGCAGGTCGTGCCGATCCCCGAGGGCGTCGGCGGCCACGGCGGCGGCGACGCGTTCCTGCTCGAGCACCTCTTCCACCGGGTGCAGGCGGATGCCCCGCTGGGGCGCATCGCCCGCTACGCGGACGGCGTGCGTGCGGTCAGCGTGGGCATCGCGGGCAACCGCTCGCTCGAGACCGGCCTGCCGGTGCGCATCGCCGAACTGGAGCTCGGCGTTCCGGCGTAG